In the genome of Desulfomicrobium apsheronum, the window TCATCGTCAAGGGCCCGCACTGGTGGGTGTTCTGGATCGTGCACATCCTGATCGGCAGCCTTATCCCGCTGCTGCTCCTCGTCTTCCGCGCTGGCGACGTGAAATCCGTGGCCCTGGCCTGTTTCCTGATCTTCATCACTTTCGCGGCGGTGCGCTACAACTTCGTCATCCCTGACCTGGCCGTGTACAAGCTCGAAGGCCTGGAAGCCACCTTCGCCCATCCGCGCCTGCGCACCGACTATGTGCCCAACCTGAACGAATGGCTGGTCAGCCTGTGGATCATCTCCACTGGCCTGGTGGTCATGCTCCTGGGTACGCGCTTTTTGCCCATCGTCACCGAGAACGGAGGTACCGACCATGCCTAGCAAGGCCATCAAGAACCCCACTGCCCCGGCTGCGAGGGGTGTGGATCGCAGAGACTTCCTCAAATACTCTGCACTCATCGGAGGCTCCGTGGCTGCCTGTGGGGCCATAGGCCCTTTCCTCGGCACGGCGAAAGAAGCCGACGCTGCCATCCTGGGCAACTCGGCCTACACTCACCACATACCCGAGAACCAGCTCTACTCCTGCTGTCAGCAGTGCAACACCAACTGCGGCATCAAGGTCAAGCTGCGCGACGGTGTGATCGAGAAAATAGAGGGCAACCCCTTCAACCCCTGGAACATGACGCCGCAGATTCCGGAAAACACGCCCATAGCCGAGGCGGCCCTGATCGAAGGATCCCTCTGTCCCAAAGGCCATTCGGGCATCCAGACCCTGTATGACCCTTATCGCATCGTGCAGGTCCTGAAGCGCACGGGCAAACGCGGCGAGAACAAGTGGAAGACCCTTCCCTTCGATCAGGCCGTGCAGGAGATCGTGAACGGCGGAGACCTCTTCGGAGAAGGCCTGGTGGAAGGCCTCAAAGACATTGTCACCTTGCGCGACCCGAAGATCGCCGCGGCTCTGGCTGACGACGCAAAACTCGTGGCCGGGAAGAAGCTGACCATCGAGGAATTCAAGACCAAACACGCAGACAACCTGCATCACCTGATCGATCCCGACCACCCGGACCTGGGGCCCAAAAACAACCAGTTCTGCTTCAACTGGGGGCGCATCAAGAACGGACGCGGCGACCTGATCAAGGACTTCTTCAGCAAAGCCTGCGGATCCGTGAACTACCACGGCCACACCACGGTCTGCCAGGGCTCCCTGTACTTCTCGGGCAGGGCCATGAGCGACCAGTTCAACGAGGGCAAGTTCACCGGCGGCAGCAAGTTCTACTGGCAGGCGGACACGGGCAACGCCGAGTTCTGCATCTTTGTCGGCGCCAACCCCTTCGAGGCCAACTACGGGCCGCCCCTGCGCGTGCAGAAGATCACGGAAGGCACTGTCGACGGACGCATGAAGATCGCGGTCATCGACCCGCGCTGCTCCAAGACCGCCTCGCGGGCCTGGAAATGGCTGCCCGTGGAACCGGTCAACGGCGTCCCGGCCATCGCCATGGCCCTCATCCAGTGGATCATCGACAACAAGCGCTATGACGCCCGCTATCTGGCCAACGCCAACAAGGGCGCGTCAAAGAAGGATGGCGAACCGACCTGGAGCCAGGCCGCCTGGCTGGTCAGGATCGGCGATGACGGCACACCCGGCAAATACCTGCGCGGCTCGGACCTGGGTCTGGAAAAGGAGATCCGGCCGACCAAGAAGGATGGCGAGTGGGAATTCGACGCCTTCGCGACCCTGTTTGAAGGCCAGCCCGTGTTCTTCGATCCCAATGACGAGACCAACCCCGTGGAAGGCGAGCTATTCGTCGACACGACGCTGGAAAACGGTATCCGGGTGAAGAGCGTGCTGCAGATCATCATGGAAGAGGCCAAAGCCAAATCTATCGAGGAGTGGTGCACCATTGCTGGCGTGAACGAGGGCGACGTGATCGAAATCGCCAAGGAGTTCACCAGTCACGGCAAGAAGGCCGTGGCCGATCTGCACCGTGGCGTATCCCAGCACACGGGCGGATTCTACAACGTCTGCGCCTGGTACTTGGTCAACTGCCTCATCGGCAACATCGGCTGGCAGGGCGGGCTATGTAAGGCCACGACACACAACTACAAAGGCGACCGCCCGGGCAAGCCCTTTGACATGACTAAGCAGTACAAGGGCGGGATCAAGAACTTTGGCATTAACATCATCCGTCACAGCGCGGTCTACGACAAAACCACCCTGTTCGAAGGCTTTCCGGCCAAGCGCACCTGGTACCCCTTCTCCACGGACATCTACCAGGAAGTCATCCCCAGCATCGGGGACATGTACCCCTATCAGGTCAAGGCCCTGCTCCTGTACATGGGCGCTCCCAACTATTCCCTGCCCTCGGGGCACACGCTGGCCGAGATCCTGACCGAGACCAAGAAGCTGCCACTCTTCATTGCCTCTGACATCGTCATCGGCGAGACGAGCATGTACGCGGACTACATATTCCCCGACACCACCTACTTGGAACGCTGGGAATTCCCCGGCGCGCACCCCTCGGTAGCGCCAAAGGTCTTCCCCATTCGCCAGCCCGTTGTGGCACCGCTCACGCCAAACGTGACGGTCTTCGGGGAAGAGATGCCCATGAACATGGAGTCCATGATCCTCGCCTTTGCTGAAAAGCTCGGTGTTCCAGGCTACGGGGAAGATGTCTTCGGACCGGGCAAACCCATGAAGCGCGAGGAGGACATGTACCTGCGCATGGTCGCCAACGTGGCCTTCGGCGACAAGGAAGACGGCTCCGACAAAGTGCCCGCCGCCGACGCCGAGGAGATCCGCATCTTCGTGGAGTCCAGGCGGCACCTGCCGGGGACGGTCTTCGACGCGGATCGCTGGAAGGCCATCGTCGGCGAGGAACTCTGGCCCCATGTGGTCTACGTGCTGAACCGAGGCGGCCGCTTCCAGGGCTATGCCGAGGCCTACAAGAACGAACAGCTGGTCAACGCCTACAACAAGATGGTCGGCCTTTACTTTGA includes:
- a CDS encoding molybdopterin-dependent oxidoreductase — translated: MPSKAIKNPTAPAARGVDRRDFLKYSALIGGSVAACGAIGPFLGTAKEADAAILGNSAYTHHIPENQLYSCCQQCNTNCGIKVKLRDGVIEKIEGNPFNPWNMTPQIPENTPIAEAALIEGSLCPKGHSGIQTLYDPYRIVQVLKRTGKRGENKWKTLPFDQAVQEIVNGGDLFGEGLVEGLKDIVTLRDPKIAAALADDAKLVAGKKLTIEEFKTKHADNLHHLIDPDHPDLGPKNNQFCFNWGRIKNGRGDLIKDFFSKACGSVNYHGHTTVCQGSLYFSGRAMSDQFNEGKFTGGSKFYWQADTGNAEFCIFVGANPFEANYGPPLRVQKITEGTVDGRMKIAVIDPRCSKTASRAWKWLPVEPVNGVPAIAMALIQWIIDNKRYDARYLANANKGASKKDGEPTWSQAAWLVRIGDDGTPGKYLRGSDLGLEKEIRPTKKDGEWEFDAFATLFEGQPVFFDPNDETNPVEGELFVDTTLENGIRVKSVLQIIMEEAKAKSIEEWCTIAGVNEGDVIEIAKEFTSHGKKAVADLHRGVSQHTGGFYNVCAWYLVNCLIGNIGWQGGLCKATTHNYKGDRPGKPFDMTKQYKGGIKNFGINIIRHSAVYDKTTLFEGFPAKRTWYPFSTDIYQEVIPSIGDMYPYQVKALLLYMGAPNYSLPSGHTLAEILTETKKLPLFIASDIVIGETSMYADYIFPDTTYLERWEFPGAHPSVAPKVFPIRQPVVAPLTPNVTVFGEEMPMNMESMILAFAEKLGVPGYGEDVFGPGKPMKREEDMYLRMVANVAFGDKEDGSDKVPAADAEEIRIFVESRRHLPGTVFDADRWKAIVGEELWPHVVYVLNRGGRFQGYAEAYKNEQLVNAYNKMVGLYFENMVTTKHSMTGKPFVPHAAFMPGPTDCAGNLIDDRAAGFDMTLITYKFITQTKSRTIGNYWLNAVYPENFVEISTSDARRMDLQNGDMVRVVSATNPEGVWDLGNGTKVPMIGKVKALEGIRPGVVAFSLGHGHWAQGSIPFEIDGKTITMDARRAKGFHANAAMRVDPILGNTTLSDVVGGSAVFYQSQVKLVKE